In the Candidatus Bathyarchaeia archaeon genome, AAGGATGCAATCCAACAAAAGTTAACCTGCATATACCTGCTTGGCAACTGTGGTTCAGCGCCGCTCGCCGAACTGGTAAATGCCATGCAGCTCCCTCGGGCAACCGTGGCAAACAACATTAAGAAACTGGTTTTGCTGGGGCTAGTCGAGGCGGTTAAGGCTAAAAAAATGGTCAAATATTCGCTAAGTACAGGTGGGGTTTTGGTTTTGGCGGCGTTTCGAGAATTCCAAGAGTGGAACAAAATCAAGACCGCCCTTTTGGGTGTTCCGAAAGCAAATGACCCCCTTGCATACACGTTGTTCACCATAGGTTACGCCTCGGACGGCAAACCTGAAGGCGTCTACAATGCCTTAGTTAAGTATGCATCTCAAGGACACAGTTTAGAAGGCTTAGAGGTGGAGGTTGCGGCGGAGTCCTTGCTGAATTTTTACCGCGCCGACATGCGCGCCTCGGGTCCTACGCCTCCAAACTACCTGGGCGTGTTTAAGGAGTTTACGACAACAGGTTTTCAGGATGTGTTTCGCATGCTGCTGATGGCAATTAAGCCCACAGCAGAAGACTACAACTGGCTGGTAGAGTTCTTCAACGAAGTCGCCGAATTCTACTACGACCCCTCACGAGTAGCCTACGTTAACCTTCTAAAAGAGAACAAACCGTTCAGGGATAGGCTGGAGGAGTTCAAGAAGCAGCAGGACCAACTGATAAAGAAGGAGGGCTCCAACTTGGAGGTAACATTCTCGGTTCCCAGCGCGGGACTGCAAAAAATAGACGCCATGCCGCCTCATCTGCGAGCAATGGGCATGCGGTTAATGCTGGAACCCATGAAATTCATTAACAAGGAACTGTGCGGCTTCTACTGGGAAAACAAAAAAGAAGAAAAATAGCTACTTTACGGCAGCGTCACTTATTTTTGCGCCTTCCGCTACTGCCCTGATGGCTTCCATGAAAGCCTGCGAAGGCGGTGTGGGAACCACAGTTATCCTGATGATGCTTGAGGACTCAGCCTTGTAAGAGTAAGTGTTCTGATACTTAGCATCCACCGTGGAGGCTTTGAACAGGTAATTTGCGCGGGCTTTCACGTTATTGACTGATTTGCTTGTAGAGGTGGTGTTTTTGTTGATGGAGATGGCTGTACGAATTTCGATAACGCCACTTTGAATGCTAAGCAGAGTCGGCAAAACACCGAAAGCCAAGGCGTTGCCTTTGATTTCGCGGTTTTCTTTTTTGTTTCCATCAAGGTTTTTGACGTAATTTATTGATATGTCGGTGCCAGCCAATTCTTCGATGCCTGCAATGAAGTCTTTGTTGGCTTCATTCTGGGAAGAAACCATCGCAAGCAACAGGTCACGTATCATTTCATCGAAACTTATACCTTCTTCAGCCAAAGACATAGTCAAATCTCCTATTGGGCGCGGCTTTTGTCAACCAAAGTTTTGGCTGACTCCACCCACCTTGCTGAATCATCAACTGATAACTTGAAGCTTTTAGGCACCTTAACTATCCCCTCTTTTACGGCGTTAGTCAAGATGGCGGTT is a window encoding:
- a CDS encoding winged helix-turn-helix domain-containing protein, which produces MRDKTMRRQNAKLGPINYHLVGKKVDPKILSLFPSLNQQNATNNPAEKDAIQQKLTCIYLLGNCGSAPLAELVNAMQLPRATVANNIKKLVLLGLVEAVKAKKMVKYSLSTGGVLVLAAFREFQEWNKIKTALLGVPKANDPLAYTLFTIGYASDGKPEGVYNALVKYASQGHSLEGLEVEVAAESLLNFYRADMRASGPTPPNYLGVFKEFTTTGFQDVFRMLLMAIKPTAEDYNWLVEFFNEVAEFYYDPSRVAYVNLLKENKPFRDRLEEFKKQQDQLIKKEGSNLEVTFSVPSAGLQKIDAMPPHLRAMGMRLMLEPMKFINKELCGFYWENKKEEK